Proteins encoded in a region of the uncultured Paludibaculum sp. genome:
- a CDS encoding L-fucose/L-arabinose isomerase family protein, with the protein MRVPRRKPRTARVGLFGVGYHVYWNQFPGLLDELQSKLKVLDGKIRTNGVEVINFGIVDKAQDAYALATRLKAADLDLVFCDMLTYATSATFGIIVRSLDVPIVLVALQPLAALDYANATTYMQLVNDDFCSVPEFTGVAIRMGKPAPEVILGTLENDPEADGEIADWCDVAMALHSVRRARIGHFGHPIEHMLDMQTDQTALTAAFGCHVVQTEADDLLRLQRDVTTEEIDRKKQEILSLFDTPDPGSDPLTRRLTEEHLDTAARVAVTLDKFVEHHELDGLAYYYEGEPGSELRSIVTNLIVGNSLLTAAGFPMCGESDLKTCLAMLLMDRIDIGGSFAEFHPIDFREGFVLVGHDGPHHINIADGKPVLRSLTKYHGKPGNGASVEFRIKDGPITMLSIGLNAQGRFKFVLAEGQSVHGPIPATGNTNTRGFFEPDVRTFLKRWVAAGPTHHFALGIGHRARTMARIASALGIEHVTV; encoded by the coding sequence ATGAGAGTCCCTCGCCGCAAACCGCGCACCGCGCGGGTCGGCCTCTTCGGAGTTGGCTACCACGTCTACTGGAATCAGTTTCCCGGCCTGTTGGATGAGCTCCAGTCGAAGCTGAAGGTCCTGGACGGCAAGATTCGCACGAATGGCGTGGAAGTCATCAACTTCGGCATTGTCGACAAAGCGCAGGACGCCTACGCCCTGGCCACCCGCCTGAAAGCCGCGGACCTCGACCTGGTGTTCTGCGACATGCTCACCTATGCGACCTCGGCGACGTTCGGCATCATCGTGCGCAGCCTCGACGTGCCCATCGTGCTGGTGGCTCTGCAGCCGCTGGCCGCGCTCGACTACGCCAACGCCACCACCTACATGCAACTCGTCAACGACGACTTTTGCTCGGTGCCCGAGTTCACCGGCGTCGCCATCCGCATGGGCAAGCCCGCACCGGAGGTGATTCTCGGCACGCTGGAGAACGACCCCGAGGCCGATGGCGAGATCGCCGACTGGTGCGACGTGGCCATGGCCCTCCACTCCGTCCGCCGCGCACGCATCGGCCACTTCGGTCATCCCATTGAGCACATGCTGGACATGCAGACCGACCAGACCGCGCTTACCGCGGCCTTCGGCTGCCATGTCGTGCAGACCGAAGCCGACGACCTGCTGCGTCTGCAGCGTGATGTCACCACGGAAGAGATCGACCGCAAGAAGCAGGAGATCCTGTCGCTCTTCGACACGCCGGATCCGGGCTCCGACCCGCTTACCCGCCGCCTGACCGAGGAGCACCTGGACACCGCTGCCCGTGTCGCCGTCACTCTCGACAAGTTCGTCGAGCACCACGAGCTCGACGGTCTTGCCTATTACTACGAGGGCGAGCCCGGCAGCGAACTCCGCTCCATCGTTACCAATCTGATCGTCGGCAACTCGCTGCTCACGGCGGCCGGCTTTCCCATGTGCGGCGAGTCCGATCTGAAGACGTGCCTGGCCATGCTGCTGATGGACCGCATCGACATCGGCGGCAGCTTCGCCGAGTTCCATCCCATCGACTTCCGGGAAGGCTTCGTCCTGGTAGGTCACGACGGCCCGCATCACATCAACATCGCCGACGGTAAACCGGTGCTGCGCAGTCTGACGAAGTATCACGGCAAACCCGGCAACGGAGCCAGTGTGGAGTTCCGGATCAAGGACGGGCCCATCACCATGCTCAGCATTGGCTTGAATGCGCAGGGGCGGTTCAAGTTTGTGCTGGCCGAGGGCCAGAGCGTCCACGGACCCATACCCGCCACCGGTAATACAAATACGCGCGGCTTTTTCGAGCCGGATGTCCGCACCTTCCTCAAGCGCTGGGTGGCCGCCGGACCCACACACCACTTCGCACTCGGCATTGGGCATCGCGCCCGGACGATGGCGCGCATCGCTTCGGCATTGGGTATCGAGCACGTCACGGTGTAG
- a CDS encoding glycosyl hydrolase yields the protein MKSPILVLSALSAAAMWAQTQPAPSLEQGFRNPPRMARPDVYWLWMNGFVDPPSAQKDLQAMKDMGFGGLLLFDMGAGGDKNARPPAGPAFLSPEWMAQMKTSVDQARSLGLPVDFSVISSWDLGGHWIEPRHASMGLYPTETTVEGGKAVDVLLPFPMATPAAPKGPDGKPAFWRDVAVMAVKDAKRSPGHELVLRLEPNRIHNLKEAILDNGDAKAPPDLAATMTPTREFSLAVSTTGSREEDFHEVLRGTLEPGPGPKKFVLPSGTRGQYIRLRLLSGHEAAKPRWTLGEFSLYNDDGVNVAAARAGNRYSNGALVVHGPTPLGYDGAWNVDNINDASTTGPGGVFSSAGLPPFVFQAASELIDVSRYVDAQGRLHWTAPPGHWTILRFVCMNTGERLKVPSPNSDGWATDHLSAEATRAHMDYVIARLKETFGDLGKSGIGNLYLASYEVRGPVWSPTFTQEFQRRRGYAMEPYLPAVFGARVGTEDQTERFLFDYRKTLSEVLIDAYYVAARDAAHKAGLTIKSEAGGPGPPIHNVPVDALSANNAVDDIQGEFWPWWPDVSGLWVVKETASAGHLYNKPRVNLESFTSFEEWREGPQDIKWSADRVFVEGGNHFVWHTWAHNAPQAGQPGWAYVAGTHVNRNVTWWPKVKPFIDYLSRSSYLLQSGEFVADILYYYGDGGYKFIPPRHLDPAGYDYDVTNSDVIVNRLTVKDGRLSVPNGPSYAVLVLPDLPEANPAVLAKIEQLTAAGAIVVGPKPSHAVGLEGYPASDAKVRMLADQLWGPGTPAPSGDRAHGKGRVIWGKPLKDILASMRIAPDFSAPDTLDFIHRRAGDADIYFVRNTTTKPVTAAAKFRVPQRVPELWDAVSAEMSDARDYTASAQSVEVPLQLDRNGSTFVIFRRPARAGRVTSTPPAQRELLTLTGPWTVDFDKDLGAPPSIQLTKLDSWTENTNTGVKYFAGSARYHQVFQLPAGTAGRSGKVLLDLGDLWTIGQAWLNGKPLGILWTAPFRVDCTSALKDGANELVVEVTNTWYNRLVGDSHLPAAQRITRTNITTSGQRPWSELTPLRSGLFGPVRLVAQDH from the coding sequence ATGAAATCTCCGATCCTCGTATTGAGTGCCCTTTCCGCCGCGGCGATGTGGGCGCAGACGCAGCCGGCTCCGTCTCTGGAGCAGGGCTTCCGCAACCCGCCCCGCATGGCCCGGCCCGACGTCTACTGGCTCTGGATGAACGGGTTCGTCGATCCACCTTCCGCGCAGAAAGACCTGCAGGCCATGAAGGACATGGGCTTCGGCGGTCTGCTCCTGTTTGACATGGGCGCGGGCGGTGACAAGAATGCGCGGCCTCCGGCGGGCCCGGCATTCCTGAGTCCCGAATGGATGGCGCAGATGAAAACGTCGGTGGACCAGGCGCGCTCTCTGGGCCTGCCGGTTGACTTCTCTGTGATCAGCAGTTGGGACCTGGGTGGTCATTGGATCGAGCCGCGCCACGCCAGCATGGGGCTCTACCCGACCGAGACCACTGTGGAAGGTGGCAAGGCCGTCGATGTGTTGCTGCCGTTCCCCATGGCAACTCCGGCCGCGCCAAAGGGGCCGGACGGCAAGCCCGCCTTCTGGCGTGACGTCGCCGTCATGGCTGTGAAGGATGCCAAGCGCAGCCCCGGCCATGAACTCGTCCTCCGTCTGGAGCCGAATCGCATCCACAATCTGAAAGAGGCGATCCTCGACAACGGCGACGCCAAGGCTCCGCCAGACCTGGCCGCCACCATGACCCCGACGCGCGAATTCAGCCTGGCCGTCTCCACCACCGGCTCGCGTGAGGAGGATTTTCACGAGGTTCTGCGCGGCACGCTCGAGCCTGGTCCGGGCCCGAAGAAGTTTGTGCTGCCATCCGGCACGCGGGGGCAGTACATCCGCCTACGCCTGCTTAGCGGGCACGAAGCCGCGAAGCCGCGCTGGACGCTGGGCGAGTTCTCGCTCTACAACGACGACGGCGTGAATGTGGCGGCAGCTCGAGCCGGCAATCGCTACAGCAACGGCGCGCTGGTGGTGCACGGCCCCACGCCCCTCGGCTACGACGGCGCATGGAATGTCGACAACATCAACGATGCCAGCACGACGGGTCCGGGTGGGGTGTTCTCCTCGGCCGGTCTGCCTCCTTTTGTCTTTCAGGCTGCCTCTGAACTTATCGATGTTTCGCGATATGTCGATGCACAGGGCCGCCTCCATTGGACCGCGCCGCCCGGCCATTGGACCATCCTTCGGTTCGTTTGCATGAATACGGGGGAACGTCTGAAGGTGCCCAGCCCCAACTCCGATGGCTGGGCGACCGACCATCTCAGCGCCGAAGCCACGCGCGCCCACATGGACTACGTCATCGCCCGTCTGAAGGAGACGTTCGGCGACCTCGGCAAGAGCGGCATCGGCAACCTGTACCTGGCCAGCTACGAGGTTCGCGGACCCGTCTGGTCGCCCACCTTCACGCAGGAATTCCAGCGCCGCCGCGGCTACGCCATGGAACCGTATCTGCCCGCCGTCTTCGGCGCCCGTGTCGGTACGGAGGATCAGACCGAGCGTTTTCTCTTCGACTACCGGAAGACGCTCAGCGAGGTCCTGATCGATGCCTACTACGTCGCCGCCCGCGATGCCGCCCACAAGGCTGGTCTCACTATCAAGTCGGAGGCCGGCGGGCCCGGGCCGCCCATCCACAACGTGCCGGTCGATGCCTTGTCAGCCAACAATGCTGTCGATGACATCCAGGGCGAATTCTGGCCCTGGTGGCCGGATGTCAGTGGTCTCTGGGTGGTCAAGGAAACCGCGTCCGCCGGCCATCTCTACAACAAACCGCGCGTCAACCTGGAGTCGTTCACGTCGTTCGAAGAGTGGCGCGAAGGCCCGCAGGACATCAAATGGAGCGCCGACCGCGTCTTCGTCGAAGGCGGCAACCACTTCGTCTGGCACACCTGGGCGCACAACGCTCCGCAGGCCGGCCAACCCGGCTGGGCCTATGTCGCCGGCACGCACGTCAATCGCAACGTCACCTGGTGGCCAAAGGTGAAGCCCTTTATCGACTACCTGTCGCGCTCCTCCTACCTGCTGCAGAGCGGCGAGTTCGTCGCCGATATCCTCTACTACTACGGCGACGGCGGCTACAAGTTCATCCCGCCGCGCCATCTCGATCCGGCGGGATATGACTATGACGTCACCAACTCCGACGTCATTGTGAACCGCCTCACAGTGAAGGACGGCCGGCTCAGTGTGCCGAACGGCCCCAGTTATGCCGTGCTCGTCCTGCCTGACCTGCCCGAGGCCAACCCGGCGGTCCTCGCCAAGATTGAACAGTTAACCGCCGCCGGAGCGATCGTGGTTGGACCCAAGCCGAGCCACGCCGTCGGCCTCGAAGGCTACCCGGCCAGCGACGCCAAAGTCCGCATGCTGGCTGATCAGCTTTGGGGGCCGGGTACTCCGGCGCCCAGTGGAGACCGGGCCCACGGCAAGGGCCGCGTCATCTGGGGCAAGCCGCTGAAAGACATCCTGGCGTCGATGAGGATCGCGCCGGACTTCAGCGCACCCGACACGTTGGACTTCATCCACCGCCGCGCTGGCGACGCCGATATCTACTTCGTTCGAAATACAACGACGAAGCCGGTCACCGCTGCCGCGAAGTTCCGCGTGCCCCAACGCGTACCGGAGCTGTGGGACGCTGTCAGCGCGGAAATGTCCGACGCACGCGACTACACTGCCTCCGCGCAGTCCGTCGAAGTGCCGCTCCAACTCGATCGCAATGGCTCGACCTTTGTGATCTTCCGCCGTCCGGCCAGAGCCGGCCGAGTCACCTCCACGCCGCCCGCACAGCGCGAACTCCTGACGCTGACTGGTCCCTGGACCGTCGACTTCGACAAGGACCTCGGCGCGCCCCCGTCCATCCAGTTGACGAAGCTAGACTCGTGGACCGAGAACACCAATACGGGCGTGAAATACTTTGCCGGCTCCGCCCGCTACCACCAGGTCTTTCAACTGCCCGCGGGCACGGCAGGCAGATCAGGCAAGGTCCTCCTCGATCTTGGCGACCTGTGGACCATCGGCCAAGCCTGGCTCAACGGCAAACCACTGGGCATTCTGTGGACGGCGCCCTTCCGCGTCGATTGCACCTCGGCGTTGAAAGACGGCGCGAACGAGCTGGTCGTGGAGGTCACTAACACCTGGTACAACCGCCTGGTGGGCGACTCGCATCTGCCCGCGGCGCAGCGCATCACGCGTACGAACATCACGACGTCGGGCCAGAGGCCCTGGTCGGAGTTGACGCCGCTCCGCTCGGGTCTCTTCGGGCCTGTGCGGCTGGTCGCCCAGGATCATTGA
- a CDS encoding peroxidase family protein: MKRWLYTFTCLGLLSTASPIQAASEKEKQAEKEALKACAQMVLSGLRKVADTRDVRFQAKVQEDTALCRGGQKALLFRNTPWVDWTNYWGAGDMSSRLPGLIFKDAPGKRGVRGALLDLEYQRIELIKFNLFDNSGSYKDYITGHDGVGGPALKRWSSMRLPPSSPFYAAVGGDGQQVCKDNLIRARTLTGICNDILNPAMGSSGQLFARNVEFEATFPDLSEDQLARNRHGDRLGLLKPDPQVISRKLFTRPQSNPDACREGHGLPGASVDSNCDYKKAPFFNVLAAYWIQFMTHDWFSHMDEGHNAPEYMKVGCASQKVNGVETPLSEDDARKLGCRPDDQVDKGYVSNDGPPEKFSSGGKQYLARAPKTMANNSTAWWDASQIYGYDERSLKRVKRDPKDPAKLLLVSAGGKPGYLPVFDASDPISPQWTGQETAAFPDNWTIGMSFLHTVFTREHNAFVDEFRKMAAQKPNDDSGLRNPADPKKKIAYKDVTPEELFECARLVVAAEIAKIHTIEWTPQLLYDEPLHEAMNANWSGLLGGGGGQVAKVLNEIVTKNFGKSDNVKKATSWYSVFASGPGIFGLGSKAKGYDITKPEYVNGGVNHFGSPFNFPEEFVTVYRLHPLLPDLIEYREVGKDPNKIVSKIPIIDTFEAKATPMMDERGAANWGLSLGRQRLGLLTLQNSPQFLQNIELSRLDSPTKKLDITALDLIRDREHGVPRFNEFRRQYGLRQLTSFDDFADPHLAKDSPEHAEQMKMTALLREVYGQHVCDASKVITGAQKNEDGTPINDCLGKPNGTTVDNIEDVDTVVGWLAEYTRPHGFAISETQFVVFILNASRRLFSDRFFTSSFRPEFYTKLGVDWVNHNGPGDEVMEKGEPNGHKAPVSPFKRVLLRTVPELAPELANVVNVFDPWGRDPGEYYSLEWKPRPGAEQDPSFAKQ; encoded by the coding sequence AGCCCCATTCAGGCTGCTTCGGAGAAGGAAAAGCAGGCGGAGAAAGAAGCCCTGAAAGCCTGCGCGCAAATGGTGCTCTCCGGTTTGAGGAAGGTCGCCGACACGCGGGACGTCCGGTTCCAGGCCAAAGTCCAGGAGGACACCGCGCTTTGTCGGGGCGGCCAGAAGGCCTTGCTATTCCGCAATACGCCTTGGGTGGACTGGACAAACTACTGGGGTGCGGGGGACATGTCCAGTCGGCTGCCCGGCCTGATCTTCAAGGATGCGCCAGGCAAACGAGGGGTGCGCGGGGCGCTGCTGGATCTGGAGTACCAGCGTATTGAGCTGATCAAGTTCAACCTGTTCGACAACAGCGGCAGCTACAAGGACTACATCACGGGTCACGACGGGGTGGGTGGACCCGCCCTAAAGCGTTGGAGCTCGATGCGTCTGCCGCCGTCAAGCCCGTTCTACGCGGCCGTGGGCGGCGACGGCCAGCAGGTGTGCAAAGACAACCTGATTCGCGCCCGCACACTGACGGGCATCTGCAACGACATCCTGAACCCGGCGATGGGATCGTCCGGCCAACTGTTCGCCCGAAATGTCGAGTTTGAAGCGACGTTCCCGGATCTGAGCGAGGATCAACTGGCTCGGAACCGCCACGGAGACCGCCTGGGCCTGCTGAAGCCGGATCCGCAGGTGATCAGCCGCAAGCTGTTCACTCGGCCGCAGAGCAATCCGGACGCCTGCCGTGAGGGTCACGGCCTTCCAGGAGCCTCGGTGGATTCGAACTGTGATTACAAGAAGGCGCCATTCTTCAATGTGCTGGCGGCCTATTGGATCCAGTTCATGACCCACGACTGGTTTTCGCACATGGACGAGGGCCACAATGCGCCGGAGTACATGAAGGTGGGCTGCGCGTCGCAAAAAGTGAATGGCGTGGAGACGCCACTCAGCGAGGACGACGCCCGCAAGCTGGGCTGCCGTCCGGACGACCAGGTGGATAAGGGCTACGTGTCCAACGACGGACCGCCCGAGAAGTTCTCCAGCGGCGGCAAGCAGTATTTGGCGCGCGCGCCGAAGACGATGGCCAACAACAGTACGGCCTGGTGGGACGCGTCGCAGATCTACGGCTACGACGAGCGGTCGCTCAAGCGGGTAAAGCGGGATCCCAAGGATCCGGCCAAACTGCTGCTGGTGAGTGCCGGAGGGAAGCCCGGGTATCTGCCCGTCTTCGACGCCTCAGATCCCATCAGCCCCCAATGGACCGGCCAGGAGACAGCCGCGTTTCCGGACAACTGGACCATCGGCATGAGCTTCCTCCACACCGTCTTCACGCGCGAGCACAACGCGTTTGTCGATGAGTTCCGGAAGATGGCGGCGCAGAAGCCGAACGACGATTCCGGTCTGCGCAATCCGGCCGATCCGAAGAAGAAGATCGCCTATAAGGACGTCACGCCGGAAGAGCTGTTCGAGTGCGCGCGGCTGGTGGTGGCGGCCGAGATCGCCAAGATCCACACCATCGAATGGACTCCACAACTGCTCTACGACGAGCCTCTACACGAAGCCATGAACGCGAACTGGAGTGGCCTGTTGGGCGGCGGAGGCGGACAGGTTGCCAAGGTTCTGAACGAGATCGTAACGAAGAACTTCGGGAAATCGGACAACGTCAAGAAGGCCACCTCGTGGTATTCGGTCTTTGCGAGCGGCCCAGGCATCTTCGGCCTGGGCAGCAAGGCCAAGGGCTATGACATCACGAAGCCGGAATATGTCAACGGCGGCGTGAATCACTTCGGATCGCCGTTCAATTTCCCCGAGGAGTTTGTGACGGTCTACCGGCTGCATCCGCTGCTGCCGGACCTGATCGAGTACCGCGAAGTGGGCAAGGATCCGAACAAGATCGTCAGCAAGATTCCCATCATCGACACGTTCGAAGCCAAAGCGACGCCCATGATGGACGAACGCGGGGCGGCGAACTGGGGTCTGAGCCTGGGGCGACAGCGTCTGGGGCTGCTGACGCTGCAGAACTCGCCGCAATTCCTACAGAACATCGAGTTGAGCCGGCTGGACAGTCCCACGAAGAAGCTCGATATCACGGCGCTGGATCTGATCCGCGACCGCGAGCACGGCGTGCCACGCTTCAATGAGTTCCGGCGGCAATACGGCCTGCGGCAGCTCACCAGCTTCGACGATTTCGCGGATCCGCATCTGGCGAAGGATTCACCGGAGCACGCGGAGCAGATGAAGATGACCGCGCTGCTGCGCGAAGTCTACGGGCAGCACGTGTGCGACGCTTCCAAGGTGATTACGGGTGCCCAAAAGAACGAGGACGGGACGCCGATCAACGATTGCCTGGGCAAGCCGAACGGCACGACGGTCGACAACATCGAGGACGTGGACACCGTGGTGGGGTGGCTGGCCGAGTACACCCGTCCGCATGGTTTTGCGATTTCCGAGACACAATTCGTCGTATTCATCCTGAATGCGTCGCGGCGGTTGTTCAGCGACCGCTTCTTCACTTCGTCATTCCGGCCCGAGTTCTATACCAAGCTGGGTGTCGATTGGGTGAACCACAATGGCCCAGGCGACGAAGTGATGGAGAAGGGCGAGCCGAATGGGCACAAGGCGCCAGTGTCGCCATTCAAACGCGTACTGCTACGCACGGTACCCGAACTGGCGCCTGAGTTGGCCAACGTCGTGAATGTGTTCGACCCCTGGGGACGGGATCCGGGCGAGTATTACAGCCTGGAGTGGAAGCCCAGACCAGGGGCCGAGCAGGACCCGTCGTTCGCAAAACAATAG